A stretch of Sulfurimonas xiamenensis DNA encodes these proteins:
- a CDS encoding c-type cytochrome, with the protein MKKIVSLFLFLASLTMLFASNEAEELAVEKCGGCHLMGVVSKEKLKNMKAPPYWAIAKKAKEAYANKEDKINYIVDYTLNPTEEKMLFPVETKKLFGVMPSQEGKVTEDEIKLIAEYILENKTF; encoded by the coding sequence GTGAAAAAAATAGTAAGTTTATTTTTATTTCTTGCCTCTCTCACAATGCTATTTGCTTCCAACGAAGCGGAAGAATTAGCTGTTGAAAAATGTGGTGGATGCCATTTAATGGGAGTTGTATCAAAAGAGAAACTAAAAAACATGAAAGCACCCCCTTACTGGGCAATTGCTAAAAAAGCTAAAGAAGCATACGCTAACAAAGAGGATAAAATAAACTATATAGTTGATTATACACTCAATCCAACGGAAGAAAAAATGCTTTTTCCTGTAGAAACAAAAAAATTGTTTGGCGTTATGCCTTCACAAGAAGGCAAAGTTACAGAAGATGAGATTAAACTAATCGCCGAATATATCCTAGAAAACAAAACCTTTTAA